AGAAGCTCAAAGCCGAAAAGGATAATAAAAATGAAATCTATTAGATTAACTAATCACGCTCAAGAGCAAGCGATTGAAAGAGGTACAAATGAAGCTGAAATTATTGATACCATTATTACAGGTAATCGCCAAAATGCGAAAAATGGTAGATATAAATATCAAGCGACTTTTCAGTATAATAATGATTGGCAGGGTCAGTTCTACTCTCTCAAGAAGGTAGTACCGATTGTTGCTGAGACTGATACTGAGTTGGTTGTTATCACAGTTTATACTTTTTACTTTTGAGGGATTTATGAAAATTAGTTATGATTCTGAAATTGATGCTCTCTACATTAGACTTGTAGAAGGTAAGCATGAGTGCCGCACTTTACAGTTAACGGAAGAAATAGCTTTAAATATTGGTGAAAATGAGTTATTAGTAGGAATAGAAATTTTGGACGCTAGAGAAGTTTTAGGTGCAGGAAATGTCCCTAATGTAGTGTTAGAAAATATATCTTTTACTGTGGCTTGAGGGAATGAAAGCGAGCTAATTTGAGCAGTCAATAATTGGCGATAATGCTACGCATCGCTGACGCGATCACACTAGATTTAAGTTCGATGTAGAGCGATCGCATTTCTAACCAAAACGGAGGTATCAAATAAGACTTTCATAAAGCCTTATGATCCTGAATACGTTCTTCTCTTAACTCATCTATGAAAGAATTAAGATCGAAGCTTTCTGGTAATTCTGCATTTACTACTAAAATTCCTTCTTTTCGATAGATTTTAGTATTGTTGGATTGACTTGTATTTGTTAATTCTGACTGTTCTTCTAACATTGCAGCTACTTCTTCATCTGTCGGTGCTCGCTGGTCTGTTTTTAACAAACCTCGCATTCTTTTAATCGCAGCTGAACGATCGCTTTGAGAAATTGGTGTGTCTTGCAAGGATTCAATAATTGTGGTTAGTAGTGCAAGGCGATCGGCGATAGCTTATAGATTTGCTCTTTCAATTCTTGTAGCAACATAGATAGCTCCAATGCTCGAAGGTATTTATTTTAATATTAGCGATCGAATGCACCGATAATATCTTCCGGCAAAGGAGCATCAAAATCATCTGTAACGGTAAATTCGCCTGCACACAAACCGAAAGGTCATAATTGTTTACTACTGGCAATAGGTTTAAGTTTGGCGATCGCTTTATCCGCTCTAACAATCACAACAGTTTCACCAGTCTCTACTTGACGAAGATATTTCAGATTATTTTACATTACTCATCCCGAATTAACATTCCTGTTCCACAAACTATTATATGCTTATGCTGATAGAATTCTTCAGAAAGCTTGCAAGACTCAGCATGAATTTGCTCAATTTTTTTGCGGAGAAGCTGAATTAGCGGTTGACTTTCTTTAACGAAGTTTACCACATCTGAATAAGTATAAACATGACCGTTAATTAGATGCCATCTCCGAGTTTTATAAAGTCGATCGTAAAATCGCTGAATCTGCGATCGGATGAAGATATTGATAAAGTTATTGAGTTCAGCATCTAACGCACCCAAAGCATGAAGTTTAGCGAGAGCTTCATAAAAAAGACCGTCTACATCTCCGGCGCGAATTTCATTCAAAACATTTCGCCAAAATATATCCCAATTGGAGCCAGAGTAAAGCAAAGCTTCAATTTCGTTCAGAAGACAACGAGCTTGTTCAATATTCATCGCAAGGCACCTAATAATTTAAAGATTGTTTATTTCAGAACTAAAACAGAAAGCTAACTTTGGAGATATGCCATAACTTGCTGGTCAAAACTCTCAAAGAATGCAGCATCTTGTCGATGAACTTCTTCAAGCCGTGCATTACGTTTTGCAAATGTATGACGATCAATAATTTCACCAACCTGATTAACAAGTTGGAATGCACCAACAGTTAAAAGAGGTACTGAAATAATATTTAAGACAGGAATTAAAGCAGGAATAAATGCAGGAATAGCGGCAAACAATCCGCCACTCGCCGATCCTATAACAGCGCCTTCAATAGTATTTAGAAAAACTGCTGCAATGGCATCATCGATTTCCATTTCACCACGTTCAACCGCCAAAAAATGCGCTAAACTTGACATCAGCGTGGCAGCAACAGCGCCAGTGATTGCACCTATAGCAGCAGCATTAGCAATTTCAGCCATTGCAGCTTTAAACTGATAGTTGCTATTTGCTTGATGAGGATTTTTAGCCCCTTTACTAACTTCAGAAGTGGAAACGTTGGATTCTTTAACTTTGGAATTTGTTGGGTTTCTGGCTTGTTCTTTCGGAGTTCTAATTTCCTGTTTTCCGTAAGATCCACTGTTAGCAGCGTTATCTGCTGTCCGCGAATTAAGTTTTAGTTGTTGTTCTTTGACTACATTGCCTGAACTTCTAGACTTAATTAGAATATCAGGTGAGTTTTTGCCGTTAATATCAGGAACATCAACCTTGTATCTGCCTCCTAAGTTTATTTGCTGATCGATCGCGTCAAGGTACTCAAAAGCAAATCCCTCTCTAGAAGAAGCTGGAGAATTTGCCATCCGAGACATTTTTGCTTGGAATTGAGAACCTATATCTCGAACATTTTGCGATACGAATCGAGCATCCCCATTGGCTTGAAAACTAACACCAGCAGAGAATTGAGAATTAGCAGATTTTTCCTTATTTTTCATTTAAGTATTGGCTGTAAGAGGAGGTAGCTATTAGCACATTATAGACAAGCTACTTTGCTAGTGTCTAGTTAGTTAAAATGAAATCTAGGCTTATAGAAAAACAAATTTTCCTCTATGAACGCTTTGCCAGAAATTGAAGCAGCTATTAAACAACTTCCAGAAAATGATGTTCGTCAATTAGCTGGGTGGATTCAGAACTATTTAAATGAAAAGTGGGATAGACAAATGCAAGAGGATTTTGCAGCAGGTAAATTAGATGCTCTGATTGCGAAAGCAGAAGCAGATATAGCAGAAAATAACGTGAGGGATCTTGATGAAATCCTTGACAACTTCTGATTTTTGGAAAGCTTATGCAGCCTTATCTCCTGAAATGAAACAGCAAGCTCGAAAAGTATATCAGCTTTGGAAACAGAACCAATTTCATCCATCTTTGCACTTCAAAAAGGTGGGCAAAAACTTATGGTCAGTTCGGATTACCGAAGACTACCGGGCATTAGCTTTAAAAAAAGGGGACGATTATTACTGGCTGTGGATTGGCTCTCACGATGAATATGATGCTTTGCTGAATTGATTGAGAAGGGCCTGCACCCAAAAATCCCGACAGCGTTAAAATCGTTAAGCAACTTTACGCTTTGTCTCTCATGTCCCACGCTGCCAACACCCAAAACGGTCATCTTTCTGCGGGAATAAATCTGAATAATCTGAGTTCGATTCGCATTCGGGGTGCGAGGCAGCACAATCTGAAAAATATCGATTTGGAGTTGCCGCGCGATCGCCTAATTGTCTTCACTGGTGTTTCCGGTTCCGGTAAATCTTCCCTGGCTTTCGATACTATTTTCGCGGAAGGGCAACGGCGTTATGTGGAATCTCTCAGTGCTTATGCGCGTCAATTTTTGGGACAGTTGGATAAGCCGGATGTGGATGCGATCGAAGGTCTTAGTCCCGCAATCTCTATCGACCAAAAATCGACTTCGCACAACCCGCGTTCGACGGTGGGAACGGTGACGGAGATTTATGATTATCTGCGGTTGTTGTTTGGTCGGGCGGGTGAACCTCATTGTCCAATTTGCGATCGATCTATTTCCCCTCAGACGATCGATCAGATGTGCGATCGTATTCTCGACCTTCCCGATGGCACTCGTTTTCAAATTCTCGCGCCTGTTGTGCGGGGAAAAAAGGGTACTCACCGCAAGCTACTTTCTAGTTTAATTTCCGAAGGATTTGCGCGAGTTCGGGTAAATAATGAGGTCAGACAGCTTGATGAAAATATCGAATTAGATAAAAATTATACTCACACTATTGAAATCGTCGTTGACAGGTTAGTTAAAAAACCTGGTATTCAAGAGCGTTTAACCGATTCTTTGGCAACTTGCTTGCGTCATTCCAGTGGAATTGCGGTTATTGAAATATTAAATGATACATCGGGTAGGGTATCCGCGTCGCGGGAAAACAATATGTATACCCTAAATGATACCACAAACCCCGTCAATTCCTATCAGGAACAACCGCAAGAATTGGTATTTTCGGAAAACTTTGCTTGTCCCGAACATGGGGCGGTGATGGAAGAATTATCGCCAAGATTGTTTTCTTTCAACTCGCCTTATGGCGCTTGTCCTCATTGTCATGGTTTGGGGAGTTTGCGAACTTTTGCGCCGGAGTTATTGATACCTGACCCGGAGGCGGATCTGATTTCGGCGATCGCACCTTGGGCGGATAAGGAAGATTCCTATTACACAGTTTTATTGCAGAGTGTCGCCAAAGCGCACGGGTTTAAAATTTATACTCCTTGGAATCAGTTAACGCCGGAACAACAACAAATTATTTTGTACGGTTCCGACAAGGCGATTTGGATGGAAAACCGCGATGATTTCCGCAGTTTTAAAGGGGTAATTCCGATTTTGCAAAGGCAGTACGATGAGACTGGTTCGGAATTGCAAAAGCAGAAGTTGGAACCTTATTTAATCGATCAACCTTGCGAAGTTTGTCAGGGAAAAAGGTTAAAACCGGAAGCTTTAGCGGTGAGGTTAGGGCAATATCGAATTTTGGATTTAACCGGAGTGTCGATCGCCATCTGCAAAGAACGAATCCACAGTTTAAAGTTGAGCGAAAGACAAACTCAAATCGCGGACTTAGTTCTGAGAGAAATTCGCGCTCGGTTGCAATTTTTATTAGATGTGGGCTTAGATTATCTAACTTTAGATCGTCCAGCAATGACACTTTCGGGAGGAGAAGCGCAACGGATTCGCCTAGCAACTCAAATCGGTTCGGGATTAACCGGAGTTCTCTACGTTTTAGATGAACCAAGCATCGGTTTGCATCAAAGAGATAACAGCAGATTGTTGAAAACTCTGATCAAACTCCGGGATTTGGGAAACACTTTAATTGTTGTCGAACATGACGAAGAAACGATTCGAGAAGCAGATCATATTATAGATATCGGTCCCGGTGCGGGAATTCATGGAGGGAGGATTGTTTCCCAAGGAAATTTAGAGACTTTGTTGGCAGCAGAAGAGTCTTTGACTGGCGCTTACTTGTCGGGAAAACAAGTTATTGAAACTCCCGCAACTCGCAGAGAAGGTAATGGGAAATCTTTAAGGTTGCAAAACTGCCATCGCAACAACCTTAAATATATAGATGTGGAAATTCCGTTAGGAAAACTCGTTTGCGTCACTGGTGTTTCTGGTTCGGGAAAATCTACTTTAATCAATGAGTTGCTTTATCCAAGTTTGCAACATCACC
The sequence above is drawn from the Phormidium ambiguum IAM M-71 genome and encodes:
- a CDS encoding DUF4258 domain-containing protein; this encodes MKSIRLTNHAQEQAIERGTNEAEIIDTIITGNRQNAKNGRYKYQATFQYNNDWQGQFYSLKKVVPIVAETDTELVVITVYTFYF
- a CDS encoding DUF2283 domain-containing protein, producing MKISYDSEIDALYIRLVEGKHECRTLQLTEEIALNIGENELLVGIEILDAREVLGAGNVPNVVLENISFTVA
- the uvrA gene encoding excinuclease ABC subunit UvrA is translated as MSHAANTQNGHLSAGINLNNLSSIRIRGARQHNLKNIDLELPRDRLIVFTGVSGSGKSSLAFDTIFAEGQRRYVESLSAYARQFLGQLDKPDVDAIEGLSPAISIDQKSTSHNPRSTVGTVTEIYDYLRLLFGRAGEPHCPICDRSISPQTIDQMCDRILDLPDGTRFQILAPVVRGKKGTHRKLLSSLISEGFARVRVNNEVRQLDENIELDKNYTHTIEIVVDRLVKKPGIQERLTDSLATCLRHSSGIAVIEILNDTSGRVSASRENNMYTLNDTTNPVNSYQEQPQELVFSENFACPEHGAVMEELSPRLFSFNSPYGACPHCHGLGSLRTFAPELLIPDPEADLISAIAPWADKEDSYYTVLLQSVAKAHGFKIYTPWNQLTPEQQQIILYGSDKAIWMENRDDFRSFKGVIPILQRQYDETGSELQKQKLEPYLIDQPCEVCQGKRLKPEALAVRLGQYRILDLTGVSIAICKERIHSLKLSERQTQIADLVLREIRARLQFLLDVGLDYLTLDRPAMTLSGGEAQRIRLATQIGSGLTGVLYVLDEPSIGLHQRDNSRLLKTLIKLRDLGNTLIVVEHDEETIREADHIIDIGPGAGIHGGRIVSQGNLETLLAAEESLTGAYLSGKQVIETPATRREGNGKSLRLQNCHRNNLKYIDVEIPLGKLVCVTGVSGSGKSTLINELLYPSLQHHLTKKVPLPKEMDGIKGLNAIDKAIIIDQSPIGRTPRSNPATYTGVFDAIREIFSQTIEAKARGYKPGQFSFNVKGGRCEACGGQGVNVIEMNFLPDVYVQCEVCKGDRYNRETLQVKYKGYSIADVLNMTIEEALEVFKNIPKAVTRLQTLVDVGLGYIRLGQSAPTLSGGEAQRVKLASELSRRATGKTLYLIDEPTTGLSFYDVHKLLDVLQRLVDKGNSILVIEHNLDVIRCADWVIDLGPEGGDKGGEIIAMGTPEEVALCDRSYTGQYLKEVLLQHPPKVSVELESN